In the genome of Phycodurus eques isolate BA_2022a chromosome 11, UOR_Pequ_1.1, whole genome shotgun sequence, the window ACCTCTAGGCggtcttggggtaatttttgtcgGCCAGccgctcctgggaaggttcaccactgttccacgtTGCTGGCTCCCACATTTTGTTGCAGGTTTTGAGAGCTTTGGTCAAACAGGTTCTATTAAAGGGATGTATTgactgaacaggtctggaggtaatcaggctttggtgtggtcagtcaaaatgaaatcaaaaatgtaattagccaCAGTTGAGTCCTGATTTAACAAGGGCGGGGGCggggtcattactttttcacacagggccaagtagctttggatattttttttcccttgatcAATAAAATCACCCTttcaacagcattttatgttgactGGGGTTACCGTTGTCGGATAATTATGTTTGATGCTCTTAAACGTTAAACGTCAACTTCGAGAAGGAGGCAATTCTTTTCACCGCCCGCACCGTACGCAGTCAACGACTGAATAGATGCTTTTCGACATGTTTGAAAACATAAAATCCCCGGTCCCTCAATGACAACACAAGATCCTGCGGGTCACAGAACATACCTCGCAGGGCATATCAAACAAGGGTCTGCCGAATTCCAGTTTAAATCTGATGATGAAGAACTtatttcaacaatttaacataaGTGACTTAGTCATAAGTACTTGTAAGGCTCAAGTCTTCACCTGacagtttcaagcaagtccagtCAAGTCATCATTGAAATAAAGCTCGTCATAAGTCGTTAAagaaagtacaaccgaactcagttttgctcccgctgcctttttaaaaacatggctTGAGCGTGCGTGCTACCGTATGTTTCAAGCTAGCGTATGCTTtagcatgcctgcgcccaataacaCGGTGcgcgttaaatacagaaatagaccccgtaactgagactgcgccttttaatacggcaCAAATAcgttttacaaaatgtatgctTCTTTTTAtgaaggcggcacggttgacgactcgttagagcgtctgcctcacagttctgaggaccggggttagaatcccggccccgcctgcgtggagtttgcatgttctccccgtgcctccgtgggttttctccgggcactccggtttcctcccacgtaccaaaaacatgcatggtcggctaattgaagtctctaaattgccccgaggtgtgaatgtgagtgcgaatggttgtttgtttatgtgtgccctgcgactcgagcacgcccgcgaccctagtgaggagaagcggctcagaaaacggatggatggatggatggaccagtAAGAGAGCATGCAGGCACATTTTGACTTATGACTGATGCCGTTTGAGCTGCTTCTCCATgtacagattttgtttttaatttctttttagtttaaaatggcttactttaacgaGGATCCCTCGCCGTAGCTTGGCCACAGGTAGAATCCCAAGTCTGCTTTTCTCCTCATCGATGCCACAAATCCTCACTGACTGGACCAAACTGCCGCTTTTCTCGCTCGCCTCCTGGCTACCTCGCCATGGTAGCACCACGCTCTGTTGGATCCACTTTCTCCCTTTCTCTGCCGCCATGCTCTCCTTTTTTTCGGGCCACACTTCCATGGTGTCCGTGCCTAAGCCTTCTTCAGCAGATAGAGCGATgcacagtaagtcaaaatggcggcgGAAGTAAACAGATGCATTGCAGCGCTCGTCCGAATAAAAAAGTAGATTGACTCGTTTTGATGTGAATGCGAAAATTCGGATTTGGcgtcagtttgtttgttttttgtttttttgcccgcGAATGGATTCGACTTACGAACCGCTCGTTCGTAGTTCTACTTAAtgcataatttttttgtattattattttttttctcttaaggTGAAGACACCCCCTTCGCAACAGACTCAAAGCGAGGCACTTTGAAATCTGCAGTGGCCATTGGTGGggaaccaactttttttttttttttttttaaatcttcattaGTTTGACTGGATGTCACATGGATCGATTCAAATTGATttgcatttcacatttttctctCTTCCACATTTAATTTTAGGGATGCACGATAACTCTAAGTGATCGATAATTGTCGGACAGATATTGGGGAAAACAATTACGTCACAACAATTCAAATTGTTGAATGTAATAATAAcaacgttgagatattgcaggTATATTccgagtattttttttttaattaccaaaCCCACTGTTTTACAGGAACTTGATCcgtagttgaacaaacaattattcCTGACTTCTTTTTTCGAATAGTTTtacccatcaatttgttgtgtggacCGGGCCAGACCacgacaagcaaaaaaaaataaaataaaaatcacggATAACCGAtgctcattttgggggggggggaaagtcaaatgaaaccaaatttaaagaattgaaaaataattttaagacgatcgaaaaaagaaaatcagcgaGTATGTCGCGCTTGCAGTGCCAAACCGTGAGGATGTGGGCGTGCACTGATTTTTCATGACGCAATGAAACTTTTATGTGGTTACAAAGTCACAATGGCCCTGCGAGGGTAATTGCAgcaacaatgtggcccgtgactaAAATGCGTTCGACACCGCTGTCCGAGGGTGTGCCGCTCCTGTCCATCTTCTTCTCCAGCGTTTGGAGACGGGACGATAAATGAGATCATCGATAAATGGGACTTAAAATCAAAACGGAcaacaacaaattgaaatgtCCTGCAATACACCCGTATTTGTCTCGTCTCGTATTGTTTGAAATGCAAAACGTGAATGTTTGGACGTGTGTATTATTTGAATATCCTAGTATCGATGACGTGACATCTCATCTCAATCTCATTGGACTTGTGCGTTGTGACAATAGGGCATTCCACGATAGGGCCAGtttaatataaaacacaattacGGACAATAGACGCAAGTCACGGGTCCCTGCTCAGATAATAACTCAAGCCACCGAAGTCATATTTGACATCGGCTTTGTGTTTTACTTGAACAATCTCATGAGCATTTCCCACTTGTTTGACTACTTTAATGGGATTCGTTATTCTGAAAGCAGCAGAGCAGTCGAGCTCaagttttgttttcctctccCCGTTCCGCATGAAGACAACAGGAGTTCCCTTGAAATACTTTGCACGGCGCAATGGCCTCAGGATGACCGTTTTACAAGAGGTGCGTTAGTCCGGGAGCACCGAAACGCTTGGCGCgataaagcaacaacaacaaaaaaagcagtcaTAGAAAAGAAACCAAGACAGGATGTGACCTCTCTTTTTTCCAGACCTGCGCTTGAATACTATGAGGACCATGCGACGAGAGAAAACATGTTGGTGGTCTGCTCCTATGACAGCCTGGAGGACGACCCCCCCCAAAACCACCCACTCACCCCACCCCCGACACGCACACACCCGCACAAACTTGCACACACTCTTACAAAAAACACACGTCTTCATCCTAATTGGACTTAGGGTAAAGGAAGAGAATAGGTGGGGGAGCTTTGGAGGGTCGTCGGAGGGGGTGTCAGGAAGCATAAATGCGACCTCCATCCTCCGGGGGGGGATTCCCAAGACAGATGCTGAAGGAAcaaatgctttctttttttcgaATCTCAGAAGTGTGAGCCATAATAGTTTCCTCGCCACAAAAGTCCCATCTACGTTTCGACAGCATCCAACTCCGATTCCCTAGCTTCGTCAGTATTTGGTAAGGTCTCCCGGAAATTAAAGCCGAGTTCGCCGTCATACTTTAAATCAGTATACTTTTCTGAAAAGAAACCGGACGCCTTTACTTCATGTTTGAATGGAAAATGAACGGAAATAACAATACGAATGACCTTAAGCAGCGATATATAGTGAAAAGGCCACGGTTGACAAAATTAGACCGATTTtttcagtctctctctctctcaggcaCGCCCGCACACACCCTTCTAAGCGGCAAACATTGTGATGACTTTCCGTGTGATCTAAAATGACGTTGATCACTTGCGCTGGACTCTTGGGGGCGACGCAGAAACTGTCTCGAAAGTGGCAAGAGCAAGTCAGTCGGTGGATTAAACACACAGTCAGGGTTGTCTTGTCTGAAACACTCCTACGTTCAGGGACCTTATTCTGAAGAGCTACAATATATAGACATGATGACACATCCGTGAGCTTCTTGTATTTATCGTGAAATGTGTGACTTCTTTGGAATCGGCAGCAACTCGCTTGTTGAGGACTTGCTGTGGGATCAAGGGTGCAGCCCGAGGAACGGGGAAACGGAACTGGTTGTTGTCTGCTCATCAACGTCACTGTGGCATTGGACACATTTCGACAATAGTAAttataatcattaaaaaaaaaaaaaatcgagatTACTTATAGCACATTGTCATATAATCGTTCTCACTGCGTTGTCATTCATATCGTAACATTGGAATCTTGCTGTCCATTgtaaacagacatttttttttttttttattattttggttttcgGATGATCGTGCGTGCTGAATTGTTTTAGTCCtgaaagattacaaaaaaaaaaaaacgaaacaaaaaaacaacaacaacaaaaaaaaagacaaaagaagaatAAAGAAATTGGTGTCATACTTATCAAACCACCATGTATTGGATGTATAACAATCATGGAATTTATCACTGAAgatgaataaaagaaaaaggcaaaGCATGTAGCCGTACAGTAtacatgatatacagtatatatatatatatatatatatccacattTGAACTGCACATTTGACAAATCTCACAATACAGCACCAAATAGCTTTTAACTCATGACTCAATCCATTCAGTACGTTCACTCGTCCTTGTTTTACCAGATATACTAATCatgtaataattacaaaatggaATAATTTACAAGAAAATAACCATTTTCCAAGTACATCTCTCATTTGCAGTACTTTTACAGGACAGTCGTTTCACCCTTTCTCCAATTATGTCTGCCTTAATGGCCGCCGATTTGACAAAGGAGCGAAAGGGACGTCTTCAAGGCTGATAAACCTTTTCCCATTTTGGCGATCATCACAGCAAGCATCACCGATGGTGAAaagcaaagctttttttttatttttattttttaaggacTATACACCAAATCTCACAATGGTACCGAAATTACAGATGAGAAGAATCATCGAAAGTAAAGCTTAGGTACTGCGACTtgtcgacaaaaaaaaaaaaaaaaaacaccacagacgctgaggaaaaaaaaactctagTCTACAATAAACCATTGAAAagacttaaataatgattcgaAAATAATTCTGCTGAATGACAACGACATctcttgaatgtttttgttcgAGCCGAGTTTCATACAAACGGATATACAAGACAGCTCGAAACCCGGCGACTGTGATTTGCTTCGTCTGACATCCTGCTACACAAAATGGCTTCTTTCTCTACAACTACTCACGTGTAGTGTCTTGTGTGACCTaccaaatacaattaaataatatGACACAGTCAAGAAATGCCTTTCATACTGGCCTCCCTTTTGTCGTGCGAAATCCCCACCTTGAATGACTATTCGAAGATGACCGTTGAGGGTTTCTTTAAAGAAATCGGAAAGATCTTTGAAATCATCCCTTTGAGAATTGCCTCTCTAAATCCCGCTCCATGAAACATTTGACAGAAAACTTTCCCGTAGCCAAATCTGTCTACATGAGATGAGTGTGTGGAGGTCTTCTTTGCACAATGCACCAGATATGTATGCATCTAAATTACCAGACAGCCACAGAACATGACGACACAGACGGATGAGACACTGACTAAAACAAAGAGAGGTTAAGCCAAATAACAGCCAAATATTtccagaggggggaaaaaaaagcataaaaacacAGCATCATTCCAGAATCTTCTTGTCCATGGATTCTTTGCCGTTGGTCCGCGAGTAAGGCTCAAAAGCCGAGGAGCTCAGATAGCGGGCGGAGAGTTCTTGCAGATTGCCGGCTAACGAACTGGCCACGGTCAGCGGGTTCGGCGACATGCGGCTTGCGACGCCGCTAAGTAAGGAGGGCACGGGGAAGCTAAATAAACTGTGAGCTGCCGCGGAGCTCTGCAGGCCTGGCACCGTCCCGGAACCGGTGACAGCGGGCAGAGTCGGGCTGCCGCCGGCGgctcggccgccgccgccgccgccgttgcCGCCCATGCTAATGGAGGGGGGGCGCAGGGCCGAGCCCAAAGCGCTGCTACCGCAGCGGGGCAAGATGCCCGGTAAGCCCGAGGGTGTGAGCAACCGACCCTGCTCGAGCAGTCTGAGGACGCTGCAGGTTGCCGCAGTCTCCGAAACCACCGAGCGGAGCTCTGAGTCTTTCCCCTGATCTTTTTTCTGCTTTGTACGCCGATTCTGGAACCAAACCTTTACCTGTAGacgtaagaaaaaaaaaaagagagaattttcaaacacacaaacgAGAACACAAAACCTTAgaccagtggtgtcaaactcatttttgtcacgcgCTACATCGCAGTTACgatttccctcggagggccgctacgactgtggaCCCGTGTGAAGGAAAGATGACCTCatctactgtaattacagtgtacacaacacattgatgaacaaCCAGttctgaaatcagaagcctataaaaacctGCTTTTCAACtatgacatttcttttcaaagggggattggtcacaaaaaaatgcttgtcgATATCACAATGGTATTAACACCAGAAGACAATTagcgattttgatttgctttcgccggacacatgaaatgatgcggcgggccggatgtggcccccgggccaccagtttgacacccagTTTTGACTGTGCCGCTATTGcaattttgcaaccttttgaaaatggcGGTTCTCACCCCCCCGAAAGcaagattttggggggggaggccAAATATTCATATATTATTACGAACAACGTTTTAAGTTCTGAACCAACAATATAAGACGCCCAATGCAGGCTCAGAATTACGCGGGGGATAAATATTTATGCAAGACACCACtagaaaaaatactgtataacgcAGTTAGGCATTTCCTAAATACCTGAACATGGTTCGTCCGTTAAACGAGatcccaggaaaaaaaacaggtgacCTCGTTCGTACCTCAAATATTTGAGGACGTTCAAACGCCAAAACTGACATCTCAAATGAGTGTCGTTGAAGAGAACACGATGAAGTAACCCCGTGTTCAGATTAATTAGAGAAAAGAGTGTAAAACAGTCACATAAtctagtcccccccccccctccccaaaaaaaaaaaaaaaaaaaaaaaactcttcaggTACAAGGTGCATTTTTACGCATCGTGCACGCAATGTCACCTTTAAGATTTGACTTcgacaccttttttttaaattttatttctgcCTGATTTAAACCGAGTCTAGGCTGAAGAGACAGGTGAagctattttaaaattgttgatAAACTCCGTTTAAAGCCATTCatcctttttcccccctccaatTTACATGCAATTTTAGATACTTTACATTGCAGACTCATGATCACTAACATCCATTTCATATGCAGAAATATGATCATCGAAAGTTATGCATGTGTAAaagtccccaaaaaaaaacatttgtcaaccACGAACTGccgatatatatatttgtcataATGTAATGTTTgaatcatttgaaaataataaaatcataatattcAAAAAACGTGATTTTACGATTTCATTTCAGTCCAAATGTTTGTACGGAAAAGTCGCATCCTGACAAAGTTGACTTTTCGCAATCGCCGCCAAATGCATCCCACCGTCCCATTGCGACGGTCAACTGAATTTGAACAAATGGCTGTAAACGATGCTCTCCAATTGCTCACACCAACATCGCCTTCAGCTATTTCGGCCGTGCTTAAGTCTGCAACGCGGACGAAGACAGGAACACTTTTAGCCCATTTGGACTAAATGGAGccaaaaaaccaaaaccaaaaacaaacaaacaaaaaggaacaGAACGGCACGATTGCTTCAAGTGTCTTGCTATACATGAACGGcgaaaacatgacattttggaGTCGAAAGTTGCTCAATACTATTTTCAATACTATAGTCCAATTTGCACCAGATCAAATAAAAGCCGTTCCATATGTAGCGACTAGATCAAGAAGTACGAAAATAATAACACAACGCTGCAAACCTTCTTGAGGAAGTTCAATTGAAGAGAGCAGCACACGCTCAACCGAAAGGCAGTCGTAACCCGTTCCATGTCTCGCGGCCAATCAACACTGACAGCTCATAATAACGATAAAACGGGACAAGTTTGTTGGACTTCACATTACTAGAAATCGGGTCAGAAGGACTTCAAGACTcttgttttgtaattttgtagTCTTGAGAGGGTAcggccatttttgttttccctggGGTTTCAATTTTGAATTTCCAAATGTTCATCAAGCTTCATACATAAATGCAGTGTCACCTTACTCATTATTTATTgatcatttattattgttttgatcTACGTTGAGCCGAATGCTCAAATGTCTGtactaaacacaaatataacATTTGAGATCAATTCATGCGTTGATATCAAAACATTGTCATCATTTTGTCTGGCCTTTGAAATGAAGCTTTGTActgtcaaaataagacattgtcCTATCGAAGCCCGGGAGACCGGGAAATTCAATTGCTTTACCTTCACACAATAATGGATACAATTCAGACTCCACAAATATTATGACCATTACGAATGAAAGAAACAACGTAAAGACAATGGACGATTTTGGAGACTGAAGGAGAAGGGCACCGTTAAAACGAACACGTACCTGAGTTTCGGACAGATTGAGCTGGCGGGCCAGTTCAGTTCGCTCCCTCCCCACAACATACTGACACCTCTGAAACTCCATCTCTAACCTGTAGAGTTGCTCGGCGGTGAAAGAGGTGCGGGTTCTTTTGGGCCTGTCCAAATCCAAACCCTTGGGTAGGATAATCTCTCGGATAGAGCCTTTGGCATCTGCGACAATGACAACAAAGCTGACTCGCACGCTGCGCTGTACACTGTGACAGCTCCAAGTCATAGCATTGcaattctgattattattaggAAAGCTTCATTATTGTTGCTCCGTGAGGTACATGCGTTATTATTCGGAATCATAATTGCCCTCATCACGCGGGGAAAAAGGATTTCAACTTCGATCGTTTTTACTCCATAATCCAAGTGAGTTCTGCCTCGCCGTTGAGTCACGCGGGGCAAACCACCTTGAGAAGTAAGATGCTGATTGGGGAAAAACACCCAAACTCCTCCAAGGAAATTGAGATGTTGTTATCGCAGAGGCAACAGGGAAACAACAAAGAGCAGGGTTAAATAAATCGATCGATTCAACGATTGATCGGTGAATCAACTTAAAGATGTGCAAATTGTTCTAATGTTCTGTTTCATTTGATACCCCTTACGTTTTAGATTTGGTGTACTGGTCAGTCAATAGTTtgaattgaaatatatatatatatatatatatatatatatatatatatatatatatatatatatatatttttttttttacctcgacCCAAAATTGCCCTGAAATTATTCATCAGGCATTATTGACTGAACTGATGATTATTCTTTAACAATATTCAGTCATATCGTTATATAATGGCATCCGCACAGATGGGAAGTAGAATGCCggcgcaaaaacaaaaaacaacaacaacaacaaaacagtcatTTACTTCATTAAGGAATCAATTCTTCCATATGTAATTACccgttttttttgccaaaaaggTATTTCAAAATTCAAGCACATTTTGATAGCTTTTCCCACACGCAAAGTTCCGAGCAACAATTGTTTGACATACTTATTGTGAAGGAAGTGGCATTTAATTTCAACAATGAAGAATGCGTCATGTGAAAGAAATCTTCATTGTTATCGAATAATTGTTACGTTCGCCTTTGTcttaattgctttttttcccccatcactTTGAATTAACTCCCAAGTATTCCATGACTGCGGCATTAAAAAGTACttctaataaaataaagaatatctttttgttttgctttgtaatGGCAGAAGTACTCGCAGCACTGTTGTCAAACAATAGTAGCTTGGTTCCCGAGTTCCGTTGGATGAGCGCTTACGAAAGAGCAGAAGATTTACCTCGCACGAGTATTCTCCGGCAGTAGTCTGGGTCTCCGGTGCTCCCCCTGTTTTTCTCGCAGTTTTCCACGGTCCCGGAGGAGGAAAAAGAGCTCTGTTGCTCCTTTAGAAAGCTTTTGGACAAACTGCCCTGTGAGTCCTTTCCGTCTTTGCCCTCCTTAAGTCCATTCTTCAGCACCATTCCTTCTGTCTCTTGGTTGTACCTGACCTCCATGCTCAGTTCTTGGACCTGCAGCTTGTCCGTCTTGGTTTTCTTCCTTTGTCCcgtttcaacaaaaaaaaaaaaaaaaaaaaaaaaaaaaaagggggaaattcAAGCGAACACGGTGCAACAGATCATCTGATCGGCGTGGGTTTAGTTTCAAAACAGCACCTTTCAGCAAGGTGGCGTCAGCTATCTAACGGTGAAATATTTCCGCCACCCAACCAAGGAAACCCTATCATCACTGACCAACTCCCTTGCCCAATGATCTTGGACGTCTCAGTGAAACTCGATGATAGTTCAGTGCCCCCCTTTCCTTGTTACAAAGACATCAGGCTGATAGATGAGCGACACATAATCAGAGGCATGGATGAGCACTCGCCGTTTCAACTGATTGCGGTAATTCTGCTGCTTCCACATTTGCGTAACCTCGTGAGTACACTAAATTGTTTGGGGAAATTGACCAGGTCTTGATGGTTCCCCTTCTGTTTGTCTGTTGTCAGCCAGGGAATCAAAAGAAATGATTGGTCTTGCCTTGCAACCAAGCCTCCCTGAACCCTCACATGAACATAGTCAGTCACAGGGATGTGACTCCTCCAGAGCCACCGAAGGTTCCCGGTCGTTTCATTCTTTCATCCGTCCAAACCCAGCAGGCATTTTGTCCTCAACTTGTCACTGCGCATCTGAATGCCATCAAATGTCAGCGAACTTTGATCCCATTTCTCTTTGGCTCTGCTGCCATTCAGTGTCGTCCTGTAATGCTCAGATCTACCGCTACCGTAGGCAAGACACACTGGGTACTAACCAGACGAAAAGGAGAGATAGagaagagggagagagagaacaaaGGTTTTGGATTAAATCCATGTTACATGTGATATCAAACATTTTCTCGAATGCTATGAGTCAAAGTTTCCCCGTGTCGTCCCGTTTTCTTTCCATGGCTGAGCAACCCAGCGAGGTCCTGGACACTGCGCGTCCTCCTGAATGCCGATGAATGATCCCCAGAAACGGACTTCAGCTCTCCCGAGCTTAACCTATGCATCTGCGagatggaaaaaacaaacaaacaaaaacaagcaaaataaaGAGGGAACAAAACGTGTCATTAGTGCTTAGGCTGCCGACACTCTCTCACACATGCTTACCCCTGGAACGGCCCCTACCTCTCTCCACAACTCGCCTTCCAGCCCACTAACCATCCGCCCGAGCACCAACTCTTAGCTATTTTAATTGTCAGTGCAACAATATCTCTGAACACAGCAGTGGTCAGTAATCCAATAAGACCATTGATTAGGCTACAAAGATTCAATTCAATCCGGTGGCCGAGTGCAAGGAGCATTCACTCGTCCTTCTTGTCACCTTAGCTGGCCAGGAGCCCCCTTCAAGCTGCCCCCCCTCCCTGAGTGCCATTCATGTCTTtatgagaaagagagagggaaagGAGTGAAAGATGGCAATTATCTAATTGGACTATTAACAGACAATTCTGTGAGTGTGCCTGCCCGGCAGCAGTCTCAGGGTGGCTTTAAGGGCTGCATGTTGAACTAACTTTATTCACTgaatgtttgggggggggggggggggggggggctggatcCATTGATTGAGAAAGGTAAAAAGGAGGCTAAAAAGGCCGCTACTAAGGGGACCAGAAGCTTCCCGAGCTGCAGAGCACAGGCTGAGCCTGGGAAATAGATCGAGGATACAGCGTCTTGGCCTCTCAGCAACACACAATAAGCGAGGGGGGCCAAAGACTGGAGTTCGGCTTccgtattgtaaaaaaaattcaataaaataaatccgGAGGCTTGTGAACATATCTTGACGGTTGGAATTGTATTTACTTCTATCGTTCACACTCGGTGAGGACAATTTAATAATACACACTTAAGGGTCTTTGTATACAGTGGGCTACTGGATTTGAAGAGATTGTAATTCTACATGAACAGAATCGTTTG includes:
- the vax1 gene encoding ventral anterior homeobox 1, which gives rise to MEVRYNQETEGMVLKNGLKEGKDGKDSQGSLSKSFLKEQQSSFSSSGTVENCEKNRGSTGDPDYCRRILVRDAKGSIREIILPKGLDLDRPKRTRTSFTAEQLYRLEMEFQRCQYVVGRERTELARQLNLSETQVKVWFQNRRTKQKKDQGKDSELRSVVSETAATCSVLRLLEQGRLLTPSGLPGILPRCGSSALGSALRPPSISMGGNGGGGGGRAAGGSPTLPAVTGSGTVPGLQSSAAAHSLFSFPVPSLLSGVASRMSPNPLTVASSLAGNLQELSARYLSSSAFEPYSRTNGKESMDKKILE